The following proteins are encoded in a genomic region of Brachypodium distachyon strain Bd21 chromosome 1, Brachypodium_distachyon_v3.0, whole genome shotgun sequence:
- the LOC112269845 gene encoding E3 ubiquitin-protein ligase siah-1-like gives MSSSMAEQRKQADQQKKRSREPEGADASSRKKASAIIIAAAGPGATTPVLVAPSPFALTPPPTAASPIASKPPAMEASSTTPKGPASSPIASMPLALAAAPGPVASTPASPSPLAVMAPSVAPPAIVKPGVAERRVLEGDKKAVTGAMVAAEEEDFLPVKKKWLDCAVCSAPLKPPIFTCEDRHFVCSACAAGGGGCPNEYKYCGACHRAASFVHSSGMDGLVDDTKVPCPHAKFGCGRSIAYHETPDHAARCAHAPCRCPDPGCAFEGDRAGLARHLTEDDPGWHRWPVVKIKYETSYAFALLVPSSPSEPNRRLLVAEEDGRVFLLAVGTAADDFCPVTVVCVRGNDDAARPLYVCTLWVNGPPAPAGRFSDCFRLKAEVSSCAVPGEIDMKRSRLLAPVVPTMLHGTNGKKLHLRLSIVRMPC, from the exons ATGAGTTCATCCATGGCGGAGCAAAGGAAGCAGGCCGACCAGCAAAAGAAGAGGTCCCGGGAACCGGAGGGTGCCGAtgccagcagccgcaagaagGCGAGCGCGATCATCATCGCCGCGGCTGGTCCGGGAGCCACGACACCAGTGCTTGTGGCGCCCAGCCCATTTGCCTTGACGCCACCGCCGACAGCGGCTAGTCCAATAGCCTCAAAGCCACCAGCTATGGAGGCGTCTAGCACGACGCCTAAGGGGCCGGCGTCGAGCCCAATCGCCTCCATGCCATTggctctggcggcggcgcccggtCCAGTCGCCAGTACGCCGGCGTCCCCTAGTCCACTCGCCGTCATGGCGCCGTCCGTTGCCCCACCCGCCATCGTGAAACCTGGGGTAGCGGAAAGGAGGGTGCTTGAAGGTGACAAAAAAGCAGTGACAGGGGcaatggtggcggcggaagaggagGACTTCTTGCCGGTGAAGAAGAAGTGGCTTGACTGCGCCGTCTGCTCTGCCCCTCTCAAGCCTCCCATTTTCACT TGCGAGGATAGACATTTCGTCTGCTCtgcctgcgccgccggcggcggcggatgtcCGAACGAGTACAAGTACTGCGGCGCGTGCCACCGCGCTGCCTCCTTCGTCCACAGCTCCGGCATGGATGGCCTGGTCGACGACACCAAGGTGCCATGCCCCCACGCCAAGTTCGGCTGCGGGAGGTCCATCGCCTACCACGAGACGCCGGACCACGCGGCCAGGTGCGCGCACGCGCCCTGCCGCTGTCCCGACCCAGGGTGCGCCTTCGAGGGCGATCGAGCAGGGCTCGCGCGCCACCTCACGGAGGACGACCCCGGCTGGCATCGCTGGCCCGTGGTGAAGATAAAGTACGAGACGAGCTACGCGTTCGCCTTGCTCGTGCCGTCGTCGCCATCGGAGCCGAACCGCCGCCTGCTGGtcgcggaggaggacggccgcgtcttcctccttgccgTGGGCACCGCTGCCGACGATTTCTGCCCCGTCACGGTTGTGTGCGTCAGGGGAAACGACGACGCCGCGAGGCCGTTGTACGTGTGCACGCTCTGGGTGAACGGCCCTCCGGCGCCCGCTGGTCGCTTCAGTGACTGCTTCCGGCTGAAAGCTGAGGTTTCGAGCTGCGCTGTCCCTGGAGAGATCGACATGAAGCGCAGCCGGCTCCTCGCGCCTGTCGTTCCGACGATGCTCCATGGGACGAACGGCAAGAAGCTTCATCTGCGCTTGAGCATCGTCAGGATGCCGTGCTGA